The nucleotide window CGTTTTGAAAGCATTCTTTATGACACTCGAGACTAGCTCATTCAACTCCTGTTCCTTGCTCAAGCGAACCTCCATCTTTGAAGGGTGAACATTCACATCAATCAAGAGCGGATCCATTTCAATATTCAAAAGAACAACTGGATACCTGCCGATAGGAAGTAATGTATGGTACCCTTCCTGTATTGCTTTTACCAGAGCATAATTTTTAATAAAACGGCCATTAATCATTGTAGAAATATAGTTGCGTGATGCCCTTGTGATTTCCGGCATTGATATATAGCCGCTAATTTTATAATCCAGTGATTCACCAGAAACAGGAATCATAGATTTAACCATATTAATACCGTATATGGCAGCGAGCACCTGTCGGACGTCCCCATTTCCTGTCGTCTTTAAAAGCTGTCGGCCATTATGGACAAGTCTGAAAGAGATATCTGGATTTGCCAGCGCCAGGCGGTTTACGACGTCTGTAATATTGCCAAGTTCGGTATGAATGGTCTTCATGTATTTAAGGCGCGCCGGAGTATTAAAAAACAGGTCTGAGATAATGATATCCGTTCCTTTACGGCTGTCTGCCTTACCAACAGACTCAACCTTTCCGCCTTCAATGACCACTTTATTGCCTTCGATTCCGGTCGATGTTTTCATTTCAAGCCTTGAAACGGAGGCTATACTCGGGAGCGCCTCTCCCCTGAACCCGAGAGTCCTGATCCGAAACAGGTCGTTTTCATTCTTGATTTTGCTCGTGGCATGACGCTGGAAGGCGACGAGAACGTCATCTTCCTCAATCCCGTCTCCATTGTCTGTGATCCTGACGCGGGCAAGCCCTGCTTCTTCAAGATCAATTTCAATTACTGTACTATTAGCATCAATTGCGTTCTCCAGCAATTCCTTAACAACAGATGCCGGCCGTTCTACTACCTCACCGGCAGCAATCTTATTTGATAACGCATCATCTAATTGAATAATTTTCGCCATTTCGTCACCTCCAGCATTTCGATCTATTATTTCAAGCTATTTTATTTACGCAGTCTCTTTTGAAGCTCATAAAGCATATTCAAAGCCTGCAAAGGTGTCATATCAAGGATTTCCAGTCCGTTTAATTGTTCGAGGACCTGCTTCTCCTTTTTGCTTGCACCACTAGCTTTCTTCTGTTCAGGTTCTTCATCAAAAAATGATAATTGCGACGCTGCTGCTGTTTCTGCGGCCTGAAGCATGCTTTGCTTGTCTTGTTCAGTTTGCAAAGTTTCCCGCACAGAATCTACGCTCTTCTTACTATTAAGCTCTAGCGAAACCTGTGTGTCTGTTTGCTCGAGCATGTGCAGGATTTCCGCAGCACGTTCTATCAGGTCTGCCGGTAATTCGGCAAGCTGGGCAACATGGATTCCGTAACTTTTATCAGCTGCACCCTCCCTGATTTTATGAAGGAAAACCACTTTTCCGTTCTGCTCAACTGCGCTGACATGGACATTCTTTAATTTTTTCAATTCATTTTCCAGTGAAGTCATTTCATGATAGTGAGTCGAGAATAGCGTCTTTGCGCTAATTTTATCATGGATATATTCAATCATTGCCTGAGCGAGTGCCATGCCATCATAAGTGGAAGTACCCCGGCCGATTTCATCAAAAAGGATTAAGCTGTCCTTCGTAGCATTGGTAATGGCGTTCTTTGCCTCAAGCATCTCGACCATGAAGGTACTTTGTCCTGAGACAAGATCGTCTGCTGCACCAATCCTTGTGAAAACCTGGTCAAAAATTGGCAATACTGCCTCTGCCGCCGGGACGAAACAGCCCATTTGAGCCATGATCGCTGTCAAGGCAACCTGGCGCATATATGTGCTTTTACCAGACATATTCGGTCCAGTTATCAGCAGGACTTCGCGTTCATTGTCCATATAACAATCGTTAGGCACATATTCCTGGGCATCCATTACTTTTTCGACAACAGGATGGCGTCCATCCTTCAGGACGATTTTCCTCTCAGCTGAAAAGGCAGGTCTTACATAATGGCGCTGTTCACTTAACTCTGCAAAACCAAGGATTACATCCAGCTCACTAAGAGCCCTTGCAAGCCCCTGCAATCTAGGAATATATTCTTTAATCGTCTCGCGGATTCCGGTAAAGAGTTGATATTCAAGCTCGACGCTTTTTTCCTCAGCAGCGAGAATCAAGTCTTCCTTTTCCTTCAGCTCAGGCGTGATGAAGCGCTCTGCGTTCGAAAGCGTCTGCTTCCGTTCATACTGGCCTTCCTGCAGCAAGTGCAGGTTGGCCTTCGTTATTTCGATATAGTAGCCAAAAATCCGATTATAGCCAACCTTCAAGGATTTTATGCCTGTTTTCTCACGTTCTTCACGCTCTAATTGAGCAATCCATGTCTTTCCGTTCCGGCTGGCATCTCGATACAGGTCAAGCTGGTGATCGTAGCCATCACGGATGATGTTCCCATCCTTCACAGAAATTGGAGGGTTATCAACGATTGCCTGTTCGAGGAGATCCGCTGCCTCCTCACAAGGATCAAGTCTGTCGGCCATCAGGGAAGCTTCCTGATGAGAAAGACTATCCAAAATATGCTTTAGCGACGGAACTTGTAATAAAGATCTCTTTAGCTGCATCAGGTCTCTTGGATTTAAATTGCCAAAAGCAACTCTTCCAGCCAAACGTTCAAGATCGTATACCTCTTTCAACTTTTCCCGCAATTCCTGGCGTTCAAAAAACTGTCCGACAAAAAGCTGCACCAGTTCCTGACGGCGGCTGATTTCAGCTTTGTTAATCAGAGGTCTGTTAATCCATTGCTTCAGCATCCTGCCGCCCATTGCAGTCATCGTCTCATCAAGCAGCCATAGAAGCGTTCCTTTTTTCGCTGTAGATCGAATTGTCTCTGTCAATTCGAGATTTCGCTTTGAGAAATAATCAATTTTCATATATTGCTGGACCTTGTAGACTGATACTTTTTGCAAATGGTCCAGGCTGCGCTTCTGGGTTCTGTACAAGTAATTGAATAGTCTTGAAGCTGTGTTTCTTAATTGTTCATTTTCCAGGTCAGCAAATAGTTCCGAAAAGCTTTCATTAAATTCAGTGTTATCCTCAATTGAAAGCGCAAGAATGGAACGTTCCTTCAGTTTCTTCTGGATTTCAGGCGAAAGAGAGCTTTCGATGACAACTTCCTTTGCACCTGAAATCGATAATTCATTAATAAGATCTTCGATACTGCCGGTAATTGTTGTGGCCCTGCTTTCCCCTGTGGATAGGTCGCTGCACGCAAACCCGAATGTGTTGACCGGGAAAACAGAAACAGTAGCGATAAAATTATTTTCTTTATCTAAAAGCCCTCGACCTTCCATTACTGTTCCTGGAGTGATCAGCTGGACAACTTCCCGCTTAACTACCCCTTTAGCAGTCTTCGGGTCTTCTGTTTGTTCACAAATTGCGACTTTGTAGCCTTTGGTAATCAGCTGTTCAATATAGTTAGGAGCGGAATGATAAGGAACACCGCACATCGGAATCCGTTCCTCACCGCCGCCCTCTCTGCTTGTAAGTGTTATTTCAAGTTCCTGAGATGCCTTTAGCGCATCCTCAAAGAACATTTCATAAAAATCGCCTAAGCGGAAAAATAAAAAAGCATCCTGGTAATCCGCCTTCACTTGCAGGTATTGCTTGATCATAGGGGTATATGTAGCCATATTATCCTCCAAAAATTCACTTTGCTTTATTGTTAGGATTTGTACAGAGATTCTGCCACTCCAGTTAATTTTATCATTTTCGGGTAATGCCAGTTGACCTGCTTTTACCCTATTTATTACATTGTTACGGTTTAGGGCAATGCAGCATGTACTTTTACTCGAATACCTTAATTCCTTCTTATTCAGTCAATCCAATCACTTTTCGACTCTTACTCTAAATATCTATTATAACTCGACAAAATATAATTTTCGATAGAATCCCCTTAAAAAGAATTACCAGTCCGTATATGGGCTGGTAATAATCAATTATATTTGATTCTTTCTAGTCCTATTGTGAAAAATAGTAAGCTGAAAGCAATCAGGATTACAGAAAAAGCC belongs to Mesobacillus subterraneus and includes:
- the mutS gene encoding DNA mismatch repair protein MutS; the protein is MATYTPMIKQYLQVKADYQDAFLFFRLGDFYEMFFEDALKASQELEITLTSREGGGEERIPMCGVPYHSAPNYIEQLITKGYKVAICEQTEDPKTAKGVVKREVVQLITPGTVMEGRGLLDKENNFIATVSVFPVNTFGFACSDLSTGESRATTITGSIEDLINELSISGAKEVVIESSLSPEIQKKLKERSILALSIEDNTEFNESFSELFADLENEQLRNTASRLFNYLYRTQKRSLDHLQKVSVYKVQQYMKIDYFSKRNLELTETIRSTAKKGTLLWLLDETMTAMGGRMLKQWINRPLINKAEISRRQELVQLFVGQFFERQELREKLKEVYDLERLAGRVAFGNLNPRDLMQLKRSLLQVPSLKHILDSLSHQEASLMADRLDPCEEAADLLEQAIVDNPPISVKDGNIIRDGYDHQLDLYRDASRNGKTWIAQLEREEREKTGIKSLKVGYNRIFGYYIEITKANLHLLQEGQYERKQTLSNAERFITPELKEKEDLILAAEEKSVELEYQLFTGIRETIKEYIPRLQGLARALSELDVILGFAELSEQRHYVRPAFSAERKIVLKDGRHPVVEKVMDAQEYVPNDCYMDNEREVLLITGPNMSGKSTYMRQVALTAIMAQMGCFVPAAEAVLPIFDQVFTRIGAADDLVSGQSTFMVEMLEAKNAITNATKDSLILFDEIGRGTSTYDGMALAQAMIEYIHDKISAKTLFSTHYHEMTSLENELKKLKNVHVSAVEQNGKVVFLHKIREGAADKSYGIHVAQLAELPADLIERAAEILHMLEQTDTQVSLELNSKKSVDSVRETLQTEQDKQSMLQAAETAAASQLSFFDEEPEQKKASGASKKEKQVLEQLNGLEILDMTPLQALNMLYELQKRLRK
- the mutL gene encoding DNA mismatch repair endonuclease MutL; amino-acid sequence: MAKIIQLDDALSNKIAAGEVVERPASVVKELLENAIDANSTVIEIDLEEAGLARVRITDNGDGIEEDDVLVAFQRHATSKIKNENDLFRIRTLGFRGEALPSIASVSRLEMKTSTGIEGNKVVIEGGKVESVGKADSRKGTDIIISDLFFNTPARLKYMKTIHTELGNITDVVNRLALANPDISFRLVHNGRQLLKTTGNGDVRQVLAAIYGINMVKSMIPVSGESLDYKISGYISMPEITRASRNYISTMINGRFIKNYALVKAIQEGYHTLLPIGRYPVVLLNIEMDPLLIDVNVHPSKMEVRLSKEQELNELVSSVIKNAFKTKELIPAGMVTHKQEKPKTEQTFMELDHLPEAGGKPSSLQSTIDRKPFVEEKAAELSRSYKTVESPNSSQQGAPDWRNAFIAQENTTFDAPAPVSDEELVHDEEEILEPENSPPSQVQVGEVQESRVPPLYPIGQMHGTYILAQNDRGLYIIDQHAAQERIKYEYFRDKVGEVATELQEMLVPITLEYSADECIKINEHQHELEKVGVFLEPFGYYSFIVRSHPQWFPRGEEKDLIEDMIEQLLLMKKVNLKKLREEAAIMMSCKASIKANHHLRNDEIQALLDELRRSSDPFTCPHGRPIIVHYSTYEMEKMFKRVM